A region from the Microbacterium sp. NC79 genome encodes:
- a CDS encoding ABC transporter permease gives MTNYVVRRVLAGIPLIIVVPLLIFLLVDMVPGDPAAILAGENATPERIEEVRVALGLDNPVFVRYFLWLKAALMGDLGVSSVASQSVAELIGRRIGTTVSLVAVTAVLAAVIGFSLAVIATLRRGGVVDRAINAATSIAIALPPFWVGLILVAVFAVQIPLLPTSGFVPFAEDPWQWIVHLTLPAIALSLLPAAEITLHLRSSLGQELSTDYVANARAKGLTEPKIIFKHALKNAAIPVVTVFGYRISEVLAGTVTIEIIYNMPGLGRLAVDSVQSRDVPVLLAFVLFSTAVVVVINLIVDLSYGYFNPKVRA, from the coding sequence GTGACTAATTACGTCGTTCGACGTGTGCTGGCTGGCATCCCGCTCATCATCGTGGTGCCCCTGCTCATCTTTTTGCTCGTAGACATGGTTCCGGGCGATCCAGCCGCGATCCTGGCCGGCGAGAACGCGACGCCGGAGCGTATCGAAGAGGTGCGCGTCGCGCTCGGCCTCGATAACCCGGTTTTCGTGCGGTACTTCCTGTGGCTGAAGGCCGCGCTGATGGGTGACCTCGGGGTCTCGTCGGTGGCGTCACAGTCCGTCGCCGAGCTCATCGGACGCCGAATCGGAACCACGGTTTCGCTCGTTGCTGTCACTGCGGTGCTCGCCGCTGTGATCGGCTTCAGCCTCGCCGTCATCGCAACGCTGCGTCGCGGCGGAGTTGTCGACCGTGCCATCAACGCGGCAACATCAATTGCGATCGCGCTGCCGCCGTTTTGGGTTGGGCTCATCCTCGTTGCGGTGTTCGCCGTGCAGATCCCGCTGCTTCCCACGAGTGGCTTTGTGCCCTTCGCCGAAGACCCCTGGCAGTGGATCGTGCACCTCACGTTGCCAGCTATCGCGCTGAGCCTGTTGCCTGCCGCGGAAATCACGCTGCACCTCCGCTCATCACTCGGTCAAGAGCTCTCCACCGACTACGTTGCCAACGCCCGAGCGAAGGGCCTCACGGAACCCAAGATCATCTTTAAGCACGCGCTGAAGAACGCGGCGATCCCGGTGGTCACGGTATTCGGATACCGCATCTCGGAGGTGCTCGCGGGAACGGTGACGATCGAGATCATCTACAACATGCCGGGCCTCGGCCGGCTTGCCGTCGACAGCGTGCAGAGCCGTGACGTGCCCGTGCTCTTGGCCTTTGTGCTGTTCTCGACCGCGGTCGTCGTCGTTATCAACCTCATCGTCGATCTTTCCTATGGCTACTTCAACCCAAAGGTTCGGGCATGA
- a CDS encoding IclR family transcriptional regulator, with translation MTTTPTTSKSTPGGRILEVLETFTYGSPKQTLDQAQIASGLPRSTTYRALKILMAHGWLTHSKGGYSLGEKATTFVQGFNHEMLRSAASSALNELQLASGAVAHLSVLEGPFVCHIDKIGGRAWKEIPSRIGTRLPAVSTAAGQAILVSLSPEAARDVLQMHTDEGLPPYDEVALHAEFLTSKRYGGVLVRDGKRHRSGISTAAASILLNDAPVAAISLAWKGDRTSLARAAQLVRVTTDTVSTELVELMSF, from the coding sequence ATGACCACGACCCCAACGACGTCAAAGTCGACACCAGGTGGGCGCATCCTCGAGGTGCTCGAAACGTTCACATACGGCTCGCCGAAACAGACCCTCGATCAGGCGCAAATCGCCTCGGGCCTGCCCCGTAGCACGACCTATCGCGCCCTGAAGATCCTGATGGCTCACGGCTGGCTTACCCATTCCAAGGGCGGGTACTCGCTCGGAGAAAAAGCCACCACATTCGTGCAGGGGTTCAACCATGAAATGTTGCGCTCGGCAGCATCGAGCGCGCTGAACGAGCTCCAGCTCGCGAGCGGCGCCGTCGCACACCTGTCGGTGTTGGAAGGCCCCTTCGTCTGCCACATCGACAAGATCGGGGGCCGCGCGTGGAAAGAGATTCCATCGCGCATCGGCACGCGGCTTCCTGCGGTGTCGACTGCGGCCGGTCAAGCTATCCTCGTCTCGTTGTCGCCTGAGGCCGCGAGAGACGTCCTGCAAATGCACACCGATGAGGGTCTCCCGCCGTACGACGAGGTCGCATTGCACGCCGAGTTCCTCACGTCCAAGCGATACGGTGGCGTGCTGGTACGAGATGGAAAGCGCCACCGCTCGGGCATCAGCACAGCGGCAGCTTCGATTCTGCTCAACGACGCTCCCGTCGCGGCGATCTCGCTGGCATGGAAGGGCGATCGCACATCTCTCGCGCGGGCAGCCCAGCTCGTGCGAGTGACAACCGACACCGTCTCCACTGAACTCGTCGAGCTCATGTCGTTCTAA
- a CDS encoding LCP family protein: MSETTRSDSDRRRTLARHGLQKSPSAWGAIVRFLSIAVATVLVAGVGVAAFIATDLTSSLNADAVDIGGEAPPPDIAAYDGPVQILVAGTDVCEPEYAELFAERCSDAGDGVRSDVLMLLNISAAPRKVTVISFPRDLMVPIPECTDANGNATWEQSKAQINGAFNMGGLACTVATVRELTGQPIQFAASINWGGVIEMTNAIGGVDVCIGADMYDRHTGIDWKAGPRTVSGMEALQFLRTRHGVGDGSDLGRISNQQQYMSNLVKKLMSEQVLSNPGTVLRLAKVAVEAIDPSTSMTDPYKLMQIAMAVKDVPFQDFVFIQYPVATDPADPNRVVPIYDDADALWAALASGQSLTVTGGTGGALTEQEVVAQQAANMYDGDGDGLDDETGQPMPTEIVEETPAPVEPGAEVPGALPQSITGTNASQNLCSDGTVSNE, encoded by the coding sequence GTGAGCGAAACGACACGGTCTGATAGCGACCGCCGCCGCACCCTTGCTCGTCATGGCTTGCAAAAGTCCCCGAGTGCGTGGGGAGCGATTGTTCGTTTCCTCAGTATCGCCGTCGCCACAGTGCTCGTAGCTGGCGTTGGTGTTGCCGCGTTCATTGCGACAGACCTGACGTCATCGCTCAACGCAGACGCCGTCGACATCGGGGGAGAAGCTCCGCCGCCGGACATCGCCGCGTACGACGGGCCCGTGCAGATTCTGGTCGCCGGCACCGACGTGTGTGAACCCGAGTACGCCGAGCTCTTCGCCGAGCGTTGCAGCGATGCCGGAGACGGCGTTCGCAGTGACGTGCTGATGTTGCTGAATATCTCCGCAGCGCCACGCAAGGTCACCGTCATCTCCTTTCCACGCGACCTGATGGTTCCGATTCCGGAGTGCACAGACGCGAATGGAAACGCCACCTGGGAGCAGTCCAAGGCTCAGATCAACGGTGCGTTCAACATGGGCGGACTCGCCTGCACCGTGGCCACCGTGCGTGAGCTCACCGGCCAGCCGATTCAGTTTGCTGCGTCCATCAACTGGGGCGGCGTGATCGAAATGACGAACGCCATTGGTGGCGTTGATGTCTGTATTGGCGCCGACATGTACGACCGTCACACCGGCATCGACTGGAAAGCCGGCCCCCGCACCGTTTCGGGCATGGAGGCCCTCCAATTCTTGCGCACCCGTCACGGCGTGGGCGATGGTTCCGACCTCGGACGCATCTCCAACCAGCAGCAGTACATGTCAAACCTCGTCAAGAAACTGATGAGCGAGCAGGTGCTGTCGAACCCGGGAACGGTGCTCAGGCTCGCAAAGGTCGCCGTCGAAGCGATCGACCCGTCAACGAGCATGACCGACCCGTACAAGCTCATGCAGATCGCGATGGCCGTGAAAGACGTGCCGTTCCAAGACTTCGTGTTTATTCAGTACCCGGTCGCAACCGATCCTGCCGACCCAAACCGCGTGGTTCCGATCTACGACGACGCTGACGCGCTGTGGGCGGCGCTGGCTTCGGGCCAGAGCCTCACTGTGACGGGCGGAACCGGTGGCGCGCTCACTGAGCAGGAGGTCGTCGCACAGCAGGCGGCGAACATGTACGACGGTGATGGCGACGGACTCGACGACGAAACCGGTCAGCCCATGCCGACCGAAATCGTCGAAGAGACTCCGGCACCTGTAGAGCCCGGTGCAGAAGTTCCTGGCGCGCTCCCGCAGTCGATCACAGGTACCAACGCCTCGCAGAACCTGTGTTCTGACGGCACCGTCAGCAACGAATAG
- a CDS encoding HAD family hydrolase, translating to MTDNATGQRLLIALDVDGTVVLEDESPSPGVIDAVAEAVQGGHEVMLATGRSWAATGRIMAMLGIQPEYAVCANGAAIYKRGTDGEYERFHTEVFDPSPALDLLEQHLPDAHYMVEHGDGTRLYTDEMHDWSLNLAHQVTFEELKAEPVSRIVVVSPEHDEKDFAELVSSIGLNQVSYAVGWTAWLDIAPQGVDKGSGLDLVCAWLGHDRANTVVIGDGRNDLGMFAWAQENGGTAVAMGQAPEEVKEAASYITRRVHDGGVTEVLRGLNPAL from the coding sequence CGGATAACGCCACCGGTCAGCGATTGCTGATCGCGCTCGACGTTGATGGCACGGTGGTTCTTGAAGACGAATCGCCCAGCCCCGGTGTAATCGATGCCGTTGCTGAGGCTGTTCAGGGTGGCCACGAAGTCATGCTTGCCACCGGGCGCAGCTGGGCGGCGACCGGACGCATCATGGCGATGCTCGGTATTCAGCCCGAGTATGCCGTGTGCGCAAACGGTGCGGCGATCTACAAGCGCGGCACTGATGGCGAGTACGAACGCTTCCACACCGAGGTTTTCGACCCATCGCCCGCGCTGGATCTGCTCGAGCAGCACTTGCCAGACGCGCACTACATGGTTGAGCACGGTGACGGCACGCGCCTGTACACCGACGAAATGCACGACTGGAGCCTCAACCTCGCGCATCAGGTGACGTTTGAAGAGCTCAAGGCCGAGCCCGTTTCGCGCATCGTGGTGGTCTCGCCCGAGCACGATGAAAAAGACTTTGCCGAGCTGGTCTCATCGATCGGTCTGAACCAGGTCTCGTACGCCGTCGGCTGGACCGCGTGGCTTGACATCGCGCCGCAGGGCGTCGACAAGGGCTCCGGACTGGACCTCGTGTGCGCGTGGCTCGGTCATGACCGCGCCAACACCGTGGTGATTGGCGATGGCCGAAACGACCTCGGCATGTTCGCATGGGCGCAGGAAAATGGCGGAACCGCGGTGGCGATGGGTCAGGCCCCGGAAGAAGTGAAGGAAGCGGCGAGCTACATCACGCGCCGCGTGCACGACGGTGGCGTCACCGAAGTGCTGCGTGGGCTGAACCCCGCGCTCTAA